From the genome of Desulfobaculum xiamenense, one region includes:
- the flgK gene encoding flagellar hook-associated protein FlgK, whose translation MPGVNSILDIGKLALFASQSAIEVTGNNISNVNTPGYSRQRVNLEESISIDYAPGQLGTGVKATEVFRYFDEFVEEQFTVKVADRNRWDALWQNLRSVDGLFNESSSRGISSAMDQFWNDWQDLTSPGVSTAKREALLGNTRTLLNAIHSTQADMARMQSQMNGFIEQEVEEVNGLLHDIAEINRQINSHDIPGQNNANALLDRRTVLVRELAQRMDIDTIDNGSGNFTVLTKAGQTLVDGQETFEIKFEGPSSTKDLTAGSNFAGDVYFDGSDDFEYTVEVVQDGSVTSNAGGGAALFRVSLDGGRTWMTDEDGNEKHFSARPEGEKVSIGDLKIWFGSETDSGGVATGTLRQGDTFTIVPKEGLYWYETTSSRVNITPQIYSNGADDTRRLTGGSLTGYFHFRDYNVGRYQDRLDAFAKSLAWEVNRLHSQGTGEQKYSDLTGTYAVDSTSAPLGSNSSGLAFADKLQAGNLQIYVYDAASGQMVSNGSLDFGGGANFDPEVHSLDDVVNAINTKFAGTLTAEVASGRLRIKSNDPNNEFAFGTDTSGLLAGLGVNTFFQGSDASSLELNANVVQDPDFIATSHVNGAGETNHGDNTTAKAIAELKDRKVTLSTAREGATSQTLSGYFNNIVGTVGADTAAAEYNYKFHNTLAQNLEDRQEEVSGVNLDEEMGNLIKFQHSYTAAAKLISTADKMLQTVMSLKN comes from the coding sequence ATGCCCGGCGTCAACTCGATTCTCGACATCGGCAAGCTGGCGCTGTTCGCCTCGCAGTCGGCAATCGAGGTTACCGGCAACAACATCTCCAACGTCAACACGCCCGGATACAGCCGGCAGCGGGTGAATCTCGAAGAGTCGATCAGCATCGACTACGCGCCCGGCCAGCTTGGAACGGGTGTGAAGGCGACGGAGGTGTTCCGCTATTTCGACGAGTTCGTGGAAGAGCAGTTCACCGTCAAGGTGGCCGACCGCAATCGCTGGGACGCCCTGTGGCAGAACCTGCGCAGCGTCGATGGTCTGTTTAACGAGTCCTCGTCTCGCGGCATCAGTTCCGCCATGGATCAGTTTTGGAATGACTGGCAGGACCTCACCAGCCCCGGCGTGTCCACGGCCAAGCGCGAGGCGCTTTTGGGCAATACGCGTACGCTGCTTAACGCCATCCACTCCACGCAGGCCGACATGGCCCGCATGCAGTCGCAGATGAACGGCTTCATTGAGCAGGAAGTGGAGGAGGTCAATGGCCTTCTGCACGACATTGCCGAGATCAACCGGCAGATCAATTCGCATGACATTCCCGGCCAGAACAACGCCAATGCGCTGCTGGACCGCCGCACCGTTCTCGTGCGCGAACTGGCCCAGCGCATGGACATCGACACCATCGACAACGGCAGCGGGAATTTCACGGTCCTGACCAAGGCCGGGCAGACCCTCGTGGATGGGCAGGAGACCTTCGAGATCAAGTTCGAGGGACCAAGCTCCACCAAGGATCTGACCGCCGGTTCGAATTTTGCTGGGGACGTCTACTTCGATGGCAGTGACGACTTCGAGTACACCGTCGAAGTGGTGCAGGACGGCAGTGTCACCAGTAACGCCGGCGGCGGCGCGGCCCTGTTCAGGGTCTCCCTCGACGGCGGGCGCACGTGGATGACCGACGAGGACGGCAACGAGAAGCATTTTTCCGCCCGGCCCGAGGGCGAGAAGGTCTCCATCGGCGATCTCAAGATCTGGTTCGGCAGCGAGACGGATTCCGGCGGCGTGGCCACCGGCACGCTACGCCAGGGCGACACGTTCACCATCGTGCCCAAGGAAGGGCTGTACTGGTACGAGACCACGTCCTCGCGTGTGAACATCACTCCGCAGATTTACAGCAACGGCGCGGACGACACGCGCAGGCTCACCGGCGGTAGCCTGACCGGCTATTTCCACTTCCGCGACTACAACGTGGGCCGCTATCAGGACCGCCTCGACGCCTTCGCCAAGAGCCTCGCGTGGGAGGTCAACCGGCTGCACAGTCAGGGCACGGGCGAGCAGAAGTACTCGGACCTCACCGGCACCTACGCCGTGGACTCCACGAGCGCGCCGCTCGGCAGCAATTCGTCCGGTCTTGCCTTCGCGGACAAGCTTCAGGCCGGAAACCTGCAAATCTACGTCTACGACGCGGCGAGCGGGCAGATGGTTTCCAACGGCTCTCTCGACTTTGGCGGCGGCGCGAACTTCGATCCCGAAGTGCACAGCCTCGACGACGTGGTCAACGCCATCAACACGAAATTCGCCGGAACTCTCACCGCCGAGGTCGCCAGCGGGCGGCTGCGCATCAAGTCCAACGATCCGAACAACGAATTCGCCTTCGGCACGGATACGTCGGGCCTGCTGGCCGGGCTTGGAGTCAATACGTTCTTTCAGGGCAGCGACGCCTCAAGCCTCGAACTGAATGCCAACGTGGTTCAGGACCCGGATTTCATCGCCACCAGCCACGTCAACGGTGCGGGCGAGACCAACCACGGCGATAACACCACCGCCAAGGCCATCGCCGAGCTCAAGGACCGCAAGGTGACCCTGAGCACCGCCCGTGAAGGCGCGACGAGCCAGACGCTCAGCGGCTATTTCAACAACATCGTGGGAACGGTGGGCGCGGACACTGCCGCCGCCGAGTACAATTACAAGTTCCACAATACGCTGGCCCAGAATCTGGAGGACCGTCAGGAAGAGGTCTCCGGAGTGAATCTGGACGAGGAAATGGGCAATCTCATCAAGTTCCAGCATTCGTACACCGCCGCGGCCAAGCTCATCTCCACGGCGGACAAGATGCTCCAGACGGTGATGTCGCTCAAGAACTAG
- a CDS encoding flagellar protein FlgN: MQSRIRDNMHRQAGALKVLFGLLEEEFACLTGRDPQAVTGIELSVQELLRQVAMERVALRKLVVATVPGAQNMADFVATLPQEDRGEFERLLREADEREQACAVQAEKNAQLAYALVEQSRGMLDFMHRQIQPKDTTTYGRSGRYAQHHPQAALLRGRL; encoded by the coding sequence ATGCAAAGCCGCATCAGGGACAACATGCATAGGCAGGCGGGAGCTCTGAAGGTTCTCTTTGGGCTTCTTGAGGAAGAATTTGCCTGTCTTACCGGGCGTGACCCGCAGGCCGTGACGGGCATCGAACTGTCCGTGCAGGAACTGCTGCGTCAGGTGGCCATGGAGCGCGTGGCGCTTCGTAAGCTGGTCGTGGCCACTGTTCCCGGCGCACAGAACATGGCGGACTTCGTGGCGACGCTGCCGCAGGAGGATCGTGGCGAATTCGAGCGGCTTCTGCGCGAGGCCGACGAACGTGAGCAGGCGTGCGCCGTGCAGGCGGAAAAGAATGCCCAGCTCGCCTACGCGCTGGTGGAGCAGAGCAGGGGCATGCTCGATTTCATGCATAGGCAGATTCAGCCCAAGGATACCACGACCTACGGCCGCTCCGGCCGCTACGCCCAGCACCACCCGCAGGCCGCTCTTCTTAGAGGGAGGCTGTAA
- a CDS encoding peptidoglycan DD-metalloendopeptidase family protein has translation MIGPKLDAEMAAINASQSEDLKRKLGLDRLRRDLTSGKNEEKKLREACEGFEAVFIDKLWQQMRSNVPQEGYLHSKEEKFYVGMFDKNLSEKLATSGGIGLADLMFNQLHEQLLEGSRSSRAVPKDPSELKPLHPERTPTNPLSAGEGIPLRRKPPLVVESAPATESAPLVAGPETEGVTVDRAEAQLAPKPVHAAPDAAKPASPVMADPAIMARAMSLAARIEYDHVRTAAGQSAQSAGRIAAADGAGVERGTLSWPALGTVTSEFGWRTDPVTGAREWHPGLDIAGREGDPVASCWGGTVVFAGERGRYGNAVVVEHPDGWHSMYAHNSRNLVREGQIVKAGEKIAEMGSTGDAPGTILHFELRQGEQAMNPEKVRETMQAKLPDDDNA, from the coding sequence ATGATCGGCCCGAAGCTCGACGCGGAAATGGCGGCCATCAACGCCAGCCAGTCCGAGGATCTCAAGCGCAAGCTCGGCCTCGACCGCCTGCGGCGCGATCTCACCTCGGGGAAGAACGAGGAGAAGAAGCTGCGTGAGGCGTGCGAGGGCTTCGAGGCCGTGTTCATTGACAAGCTCTGGCAGCAGATGCGCTCCAACGTGCCGCAGGAAGGTTACCTGCACAGCAAGGAAGAGAAGTTCTACGTGGGCATGTTCGATAAGAACCTGTCCGAGAAGCTCGCCACGTCCGGCGGCATTGGCCTTGCCGATCTCATGTTCAACCAGTTGCACGAACAGCTGCTGGAAGGGAGCCGCTCTTCGCGGGCCGTTCCCAAGGACCCTAGCGAACTGAAGCCGCTGCACCCCGAGCGGACGCCGACGAATCCGCTTTCCGCAGGCGAAGGTATCCCGCTTCGGCGCAAGCCGCCGCTGGTCGTGGAGTCCGCCCCCGCTACGGAGAGCGCGCCGCTCGTCGCCGGACCGGAGACGGAGGGTGTCACAGTGGACCGGGCCGAGGCGCAACTCGCCCCGAAGCCTGTTCATGCGGCACCCGACGCGGCAAAGCCCGCTTCGCCGGTCATGGCTGATCCGGCCATCATGGCCCGCGCCATGTCGCTTGCCGCGCGCATCGAGTACGACCATGTCCGCACTGCGGCCGGGCAAAGCGCGCAGAGCGCGGGCCGTATCGCCGCCGCCGATGGCGCGGGTGTGGAGCGCGGAACCCTGTCGTGGCCCGCCCTCGGGACGGTGACCAGCGAATTCGGCTGGCGGACGGACCCCGTGACCGGCGCGCGCGAGTGGCATCCCGGCCTCGACATTGCCGGACGCGAGGGGGACCCCGTCGCGTCGTGCTGGGGCGGGACGGTGGTCTTCGCCGGAGAGCGCGGACGGTACGGCAATGCCGTCGTGGTGGAGCATCCCGACGGATGGCACAGCATGTATGCCCACAACAGCCGCAATCTGGTCCGCGAGGGTCAGATCGTGAAGGCTGGCGAGAAAATTGCAGAGATGGGCAGTACCGGGGACGCACCCGGCACGATTCTCCACTTCGAATTGCGACAGGGCGAGCAGGCCATGAATCCCGAAAAGGTCCGGGAAACCATGCAGGCCAAGCTCCCCGACGATGACAACGCTTAA
- a CDS encoding flagellar basal body P-ring protein FlgI, translating into MNRGTIATRQRNRFALRALAAALGLAIALAGMTWPSTAEAVRIKDIASFAGVRSNQLVGYGLVVGLSGTGDKKKSQFTIQSMVNMLEKMGVAVDAASMQPKNVAAVMVTAKMPVSAVPGSRLDVTVSSLGDATSLLGGVLLLTPLKGIDGNVYALAQGPLALGGVSVNGEAASAQKNITTVGSIPNGATVERGVPFRFNNQQEMVLHMDDPDFSTTMNVVNKINETMGQEYARADDIATVRLSIPREFQGNLVPLMASIENLEISPQGKAKIVVDEKTGTVVLGRNVRLSKVAVAHGSLQIVVREGAQVSQPTAPFGGGQTVATPTTDIGVQEENRRLMLMEGATLQELVDGLNSIGATPRDLISILRTLKSAGALHAELEVI; encoded by the coding sequence ATGAATCGAGGCACCATCGCGACACGTCAACGGAACCGTTTCGCCTTGCGCGCGCTGGCAGCGGCGCTCGGCCTTGCCATCGCCCTTGCGGGGATGACGTGGCCGTCGACGGCCGAAGCCGTGCGCATCAAGGACATCGCGAGCTTCGCGGGCGTGCGCTCGAACCAGTTGGTGGGCTACGGCCTCGTGGTCGGCCTGAGCGGTACCGGAGACAAGAAGAAGTCCCAGTTCACCATCCAGTCCATGGTCAACATGCTGGAGAAGATGGGGGTGGCCGTGGACGCCGCCAGCATGCAGCCCAAGAACGTGGCCGCCGTCATGGTCACGGCGAAGATGCCCGTCTCCGCAGTGCCCGGTTCGCGACTGGACGTTACCGTCTCCTCCCTCGGCGATGCGACGAGCCTGCTTGGCGGGGTGCTGCTGCTTACACCTCTCAAGGGTATCGACGGCAACGTCTACGCCCTTGCGCAGGGGCCGCTGGCGCTGGGCGGTGTGTCGGTCAACGGCGAGGCCGCAAGCGCGCAGAAGAACATCACCACCGTGGGCAGCATCCCCAACGGTGCGACGGTGGAGCGCGGGGTTCCGTTCAGATTCAACAACCAGCAGGAGATGGTCCTGCACATGGACGACCCGGATTTTTCCACGACCATGAACGTGGTGAACAAGATCAACGAGACCATGGGGCAGGAGTACGCCCGCGCGGACGACATCGCCACCGTGCGGCTGTCCATCCCCCGCGAGTTCCAGGGTAATCTGGTCCCGCTCATGGCCTCCATCGAAAATCTCGAAATCAGCCCGCAGGGCAAGGCGAAGATTGTCGTGGACGAGAAGACCGGAACCGTGGTCCTCGGCCGCAACGTGCGCCTGTCCAAGGTCGCGGTGGCGCATGGCAGCTTGCAGATCGTGGTGCGTGAGGGCGCGCAGGTGTCGCAGCCCACGGCACCCTTCGGCGGCGGGCAGACCGTTGCCACTCCCACCACCGACATCGGCGTGCAGGAGGAGAACCGCAGGCTGATGCTGATGGAAGGCGCGACATTGCAGGAACTGGTGGATGGATTGAACTCCATCGGCGCAACCCCGCGCGACCTCATCTCCATCCTGCGCACGCTCAAGTCCGCTGGCGCACTGCACGCGGAACTGGAGGTCATCTAG
- a CDS encoding flagellar basal body L-ring protein FlgH: MKGYAIFLLATLGLAACTPAQKMPEPMPVLTQPVEQPAPPQDNPGSLYSPGEADFLFTDNRARRVGDIVLVNIVETSSGKHKADTTSDRTANMNMGIENFFGRGKAKLPLVGSIGDTGTTPLLKAGVANTFEGTGETSRSSNVSATVAARVVQVLPGGVMQVEGARQVKVNNETQILVVRGLVRSKDVRPDNSVTSNQLANAQIEYYGQGVLADKQRPGWLTRILDNAWPF; this comes from the coding sequence ATGAAAGGATACGCAATATTTCTTCTCGCGACACTGGGCCTTGCGGCGTGTACGCCCGCCCAGAAGATGCCCGAGCCGATGCCGGTGCTCACCCAGCCGGTGGAGCAGCCCGCGCCGCCGCAGGACAACCCCGGCTCGCTGTATTCCCCCGGCGAGGCGGATTTTCTGTTCACGGACAACAGGGCCCGGCGCGTCGGCGACATCGTGCTGGTCAACATCGTGGAGACATCAAGCGGCAAGCACAAGGCCGACACCACGTCCGACCGCACCGCGAACATGAATATGGGCATCGAGAATTTCTTCGGGCGCGGCAAGGCCAAGCTGCCCCTCGTGGGCAGCATCGGTGACACGGGCACCACGCCGCTGCTCAAGGCAGGCGTGGCCAACACCTTCGAGGGCACGGGCGAGACGTCCCGGTCGTCCAACGTGTCCGCCACTGTGGCGGCGCGGGTGGTGCAGGTGCTGCCCGGCGGCGTGATGCAGGTGGAGGGCGCGCGACAGGTCAAGGTCAACAACGAGACGCAGATTCTCGTGGTGCGTGGCCTTGTCCGCTCCAAGGACGTTCGGCCGGACAACTCCGTCACGTCGAACCAGCTCGCCAACGCGCAGATCGAATACTACGGCCAGGGCGTTTTGGCGGACAAGCAGCGCCCCGGCTGGCTGACGAGAATTCTGGACAACGCGTGGCCGTTCTAG
- the flgA gene encoding flagellar basal body P-ring formation chaperone FlgA, producing the protein MRTIRNTMGMRKLTGFAPALAVLTALAVMLVCLMAAIAQAGEVKASWRIAVRPAAVVEGDVVRLGDIASVVGKLSAPHWQTLAATELWRAPATPGEQTSIPREKLNELLAYYLEDLAQLCIVPGRLVVQRGGSLVQRDRIVSMIVETLTPQMRNMPGENSLRDFRLPEYVFLGDSQNYLECEVSGEFAPGRLSLLIREVGPEGGVRRKFTGTAFLDSWRTVACAQRPLNMRETLTPDAVSFERKNVAYLRGEVWDGRTFGMRVMRTVGAGQVIYADILDDVPLISRGDKVSLVYEGQHIQLAVLARAMEDGRFGESIVVRNLQSNRDVSGTVRDGSTVVVR; encoded by the coding sequence ATGAGAACGATACGCAACACTATGGGCATGAGGAAACTTACCGGATTCGCTCCGGCTTTGGCGGTGCTGACGGCGCTGGCCGTCATGCTGGTCTGCCTGATGGCGGCCATTGCGCAGGCGGGCGAGGTCAAGGCCTCGTGGCGCATTGCGGTGCGTCCCGCCGCCGTCGTGGAGGGCGATGTGGTTCGGCTTGGCGACATCGCCTCCGTTGTCGGCAAGCTGTCCGCGCCTCATTGGCAGACACTGGCCGCAACGGAACTTTGGCGCGCGCCCGCCACACCCGGAGAACAGACGAGCATCCCGCGCGAGAAGCTGAACGAACTGCTCGCGTACTATCTCGAAGACCTCGCGCAGTTGTGCATCGTTCCCGGACGGCTGGTGGTGCAGCGTGGCGGAAGTCTGGTCCAGCGCGACCGGATCGTGTCCATGATCGTCGAAACTTTGACGCCGCAGATGCGAAACATGCCCGGCGAGAACTCCCTGCGAGATTTTCGTCTGCCCGAATACGTGTTTTTGGGTGACAGCCAGAATTATCTGGAGTGCGAGGTTTCCGGCGAATTCGCGCCGGGGCGGCTTTCGCTTCTCATCCGCGAGGTCGGCCCGGAGGGCGGCGTGCGCCGCAAGTTCACGGGCACGGCCTTTCTGGATTCGTGGCGTACCGTGGCCTGCGCCCAGCGCCCGCTCAACATGCGCGAAACCCTCACGCCGGACGCCGTTTCCTTCGAACGCAAGAACGTGGCCTATCTGCGCGGCGAGGTATGGGATGGGCGGACCTTCGGCATGCGCGTGATGCGCACGGTGGGGGCGGGACAGGTGATCTACGCCGACATCCTCGATGATGTGCCGCTCATTTCGCGCGGCGACAAGGTGAGCCTCGTCTACGAGGGCCAGCACATCCAATTGGCCGTTTTGGCCCGCGCCATGGAGGATGGACGCTTCGGAGAGAGCATCGTGGTGCGAAACCTGCAAAGCAATCGTGACGTGTCGGGAACAGTGCGCGACGGATCGACGGTGGTCGTCCGCTAG
- the flgG gene encoding flagellar basal-body rod protein FlgG encodes MMRSLWTAATGMVAQQLNIDVISNNLANVNTIGFKKSRAEFEDLMYQNLKIAGSPTEAGGRIPTGMQVGMGVKPTTVHKFFTQGDFQNTNNPLDMVIEGDGFFQVDVNGESAYTRAGAFKLDNEGRVVTANGYVLQPEFTVPVETANIVVTENGHMAALDKNGEELAATDITLFNFINPAGMKSVGKNLYIPTEASGDANEGTPGEDNTGTIAQGFIEMSNVEIVDEMVAMIVGQRAYEINSKAVTTSDQMLQIANQLKR; translated from the coding sequence ATGATGCGCTCACTGTGGACAGCCGCCACGGGCATGGTCGCCCAGCAGCTCAACATCGATGTCATTTCAAACAACCTCGCCAACGTGAACACCATCGGCTTCAAGAAGAGCCGGGCCGAGTTCGAGGATCTGATGTACCAGAACCTCAAGATCGCCGGTTCTCCGACCGAGGCCGGAGGTCGCATTCCCACCGGCATGCAGGTCGGTATGGGCGTCAAGCCGACGACGGTGCACAAGTTCTTCACGCAGGGCGATTTCCAGAACACCAACAACCCGTTGGACATGGTCATCGAGGGTGATGGCTTCTTCCAGGTGGATGTGAATGGCGAGTCTGCCTACACCCGCGCAGGAGCCTTCAAGCTGGACAACGAGGGCCGCGTGGTCACCGCCAACGGCTACGTGCTCCAGCCCGAATTCACCGTGCCCGTGGAGACCGCGAATATCGTCGTCACCGAGAACGGCCACATGGCCGCGCTGGACAAGAACGGCGAGGAACTGGCCGCCACAGACATCACCTTGTTCAACTTCATCAATCCCGCGGGCATGAAGAGCGTCGGCAAGAACCTCTACATTCCCACCGAGGCCTCCGGCGACGCCAACGAAGGGACTCCCGGCGAGGACAACACGGGCACCATCGCGCAGGGCTTCATCGAAATGTCCAACGTCGAGATTGTGGACGAGATGGTGGCGATGATCGTGGGCCAGCGCGCCTACGAGATCAATTCCAAGGCCGTGACGACCTCGGACCAGATGCTCCAGATCGCCAATCAGCTCAAGAGGTAG
- the flgF gene encoding flagellar basal-body rod protein FlgF, translating to MQDGMYTALFGALTQEHRMNIIANNLANVNTTGFKQDRTAFKDVFVRFAHDTIREPILHLRDKGLFPEPDYMSKVRIAESRIDFSQGSLKRSDNPLDIAISGEGFFKVRTDTGDYYTRNGHFTVSADGTVVNASGHQLLGEGGPITIEGNARIDISPEGQLFANGEAVDTIQVVTVSDLTGLRKVGQNNFEIHPDSGATEEAATDVVVQQGFLEAPNVEVVTEMVNMIETQRSFEAYQKAIMTSKETDSKAVNEVGKV from the coding sequence ATGCAGGACGGTATGTATACAGCGCTGTTCGGGGCTTTGACGCAGGAACACCGCATGAACATCATCGCCAATAATTTGGCGAACGTGAACACGACAGGCTTCAAGCAGGACCGGACGGCCTTCAAGGACGTCTTCGTCCGCTTCGCGCACGACACCATTCGCGAGCCCATCCTTCACCTTCGCGACAAGGGGCTTTTCCCCGAACCGGACTACATGTCCAAGGTGCGCATCGCCGAATCCCGTATCGATTTCAGTCAGGGAAGTCTCAAACGCTCCGACAACCCGCTGGACATCGCCATCTCGGGCGAGGGCTTCTTCAAGGTGCGCACCGATACTGGCGACTATTACACTAGAAACGGTCATTTCACCGTGTCCGCCGACGGAACGGTGGTCAATGCCTCGGGGCATCAGCTCCTTGGCGAGGGCGGTCCCATCACCATTGAAGGGAACGCGCGCATAGACATCTCTCCCGAGGGGCAGCTCTTTGCCAACGGCGAGGCCGTGGACACCATTCAGGTGGTGACGGTGAGCGACCTCACCGGCCTGCGCAAGGTGGGGCAGAATAATTTCGAGATTCATCCGGACAGCGGAGCCACCGAGGAGGCGGCGACGGACGTCGTCGTTCAGCAGGGGTTCCTTGAGGCGCCAAATGTCGAGGTCGTCACCGAGATGGTGAACATGATCGAGACGCAGCGCTCGTTCGAGGCCTACCAGAAGGCCATAATGACGTCCAAGGAAACTGATTCCAAGGCGGTAAACGAGGTCGGAAAGGTCTGA
- the rimP gene encoding ribosome maturation factor RimP: MNAQLIQELEDLIRPMAEALGLDLWGLDFATGGNSSILRVYVDTEDGVTIDECARLSRDVSVALDVEDIISTRYTLEVSSPGLDRKFFDPAQMVPYIGQNVSVALIEALDGRKGYSGKLVAVEAQTITIEDGEGTVTCNWDEIKKANLRYAFPVPGTKGKKG; encoded by the coding sequence ATGAACGCACAACTGATCCAGGAACTCGAAGACCTGATCAGGCCCATGGCCGAAGCGCTGGGCCTCGATTTGTGGGGGCTCGATTTCGCCACCGGCGGCAACAGCTCCATCCTTCGTGTCTATGTCGACACAGAGGACGGCGTGACCATCGACGAATGCGCCCGCCTGTCCCGCGATGTGAGCGTTGCGCTCGACGTGGAGGATATCATTTCCACGCGCTACACGCTGGAAGTCTCCTCCCCGGGGCTGGATCGGAAGTTCTTCGACCCGGCCCAGATGGTCCCGTACATTGGCCAGAACGTTTCCGTAGCCCTCATCGAGGCCCTTGATGGCCGCAAGGGGTACTCCGGAAAGCTCGTCGCCGTCGAGGCGCAGACCATCACCATCGAAGATGGGGAAGGCACCGTCACGTGCAACTGGGACGAGATCAAGAAGGCCAACCTCCGCTACGCGTTCCCGGTACCCGGAACCAAGGGGAAGAAAGGCTAG
- the nusA gene encoding transcription termination factor NusA: MSMELKKAIEQISKDKGIDRDMLVDTLEEAVRSSVIRKYGDDIDVEVSFNEETGEIEVYQFKAVVEEVDDEATEINLEDAREHDPGAQIDDELGFRLKVEDLGRIAAQSAKQVIIQRMRDAEQEIIYEEYKDRIGEIISGIVQRRDKAGWIINLGRTEALLPKEHQIPRERYKRGDRVQAYLVDVRREGRGPQVIVSRSHNEYMIALFKREVPEVGDGTVRILGVARDAGSRAKVAVQSSDRDVDPVGACVGIRGSRIQNIVQELRGERIDIVVWSPDVATYAVNALSPAVISRITVDEEDNMLEVVVPDDQLTLAIGRKGQNVKLAAKLLGWKIDIFTESRYGDLHAELQHLEQIASVAEIPVEEFLAAGFDSVEKLDEADDEDLMAIGVLTETQIDDIRSAINLLRSFRTEEEEGEGFDDEDEDEIADMSEVYSAEDDETDEEEAPRGE, encoded by the coding sequence ATGAGCATGGAACTCAAGAAGGCCATCGAACAGATCAGCAAGGACAAGGGTATTGACCGCGACATGCTCGTCGATACCCTTGAAGAAGCCGTACGCTCCTCCGTCATCCGCAAGTATGGCGACGATATCGACGTTGAAGTAAGCTTCAACGAGGAGACCGGCGAAATCGAGGTTTACCAGTTCAAGGCCGTCGTCGAGGAAGTCGATGACGAAGCCACTGAAATCAACCTCGAAGACGCGCGGGAACACGATCCCGGCGCGCAGATTGACGACGAACTCGGCTTCCGCCTCAAGGTGGAAGACCTTGGACGCATCGCGGCCCAGTCCGCCAAGCAGGTGATCATCCAGCGCATGCGTGACGCAGAGCAGGAAATCATCTACGAGGAATACAAGGACCGCATTGGCGAAATTATCAGCGGCATCGTGCAGCGCCGCGACAAGGCTGGCTGGATCATCAACCTCGGTCGTACCGAGGCGCTTCTGCCCAAGGAGCACCAGATCCCCCGCGAGCGCTACAAGCGCGGCGACCGGGTACAGGCCTACCTCGTTGACGTGCGCCGCGAAGGCCGCGGACCGCAGGTCATCGTGTCCCGCTCGCACAACGAATACATGATTGCCCTCTTCAAGCGCGAAGTGCCTGAAGTTGGCGACGGTACCGTGCGCATTCTCGGCGTCGCCCGCGACGCTGGCAGCCGCGCCAAGGTTGCCGTCCAGTCCAGCGATCGCGACGTCGATCCCGTGGGCGCGTGTGTCGGCATCCGTGGCTCCCGCATCCAGAACATTGTGCAGGAGCTGCGCGGCGAGCGCATCGACATCGTGGTCTGGAGCCCCGATGTCGCCACCTACGCGGTCAACGCCCTCTCCCCCGCCGTGATCAGCCGCATCACCGTGGACGAGGAAGACAACATGCTCGAAGTGGTCGTCCCGGACGATCAGCTCACGCTGGCCATTGGCCGCAAGGGCCAAAACGTCAAGCTGGCCGCCAAGCTGCTCGGCTGGAAGATCGACATCTTCACCGAGTCCCGCTACGGCGACCTGCATGCCGAGCTTCAGCATCTGGAACAGATCGCCAGCGTTGCCGAAATCCCGGTCGAGGAATTCCTCGCCGCGGGCTTCGACAGCGTCGAGAAGCTCGATGAGGCCGACGACGAAGATCTCATGGCCATTGGCGTTCTTACCGAGACCCAGATCGACGACATCCGCTCCGCCATCAACCTCCTGCGGTCCTTCCGCACCGAGGAAGAGGAAGGAGAAGGCTTCGACGACGAGGACGAGGACGAAATCGCCGACATGTCGGAAGTCTACTCCGCAGAAGACGACGAAACCGACGAAGAGGAAGCTCCCCGAGGGGAGTAA
- a CDS encoding YlxR family protein, producing the protein METRSRHVPVRRCVICGRRFPKRELQRFVCTGGDEPQLVRDEKGTMPGRGFYLCSDEDCGKRFPKYKGWRRKGQGVKHGR; encoded by the coding sequence ATGGAAACACGGAGCAGGCATGTCCCCGTACGCCGGTGCGTCATTTGCGGCCGGCGCTTCCCCAAGCGCGAACTTCAAAGATTCGTCTGCACGGGTGGGGACGAGCCGCAACTGGTCCGGGACGAAAAGGGCACGATGCCGGGCCGGGGCTTTTATCTCTGCTCCGATGAAGACTGCGGCAAACGGTTTCCGAAATACAAGGGCTGGCGAAGGAAAGGCCAGGGGGTAAAGCATGGCAGATAA